One Scyliorhinus canicula chromosome 14, sScyCan1.1, whole genome shotgun sequence genomic region harbors:
- the LOC119977616 gene encoding ATP synthase-coupling factor 6, mitochondrial-like: MILQCLFELSTIMRSSLSVEFQRNIGFTVGMFNKTKNLDLIQKLFIDKIRDNNTKSQKAGGPVDAGPEYKKNMEEEIARLQRLYWGGNLTKFLDFKFEEPKFD, translated from the coding sequence ATGATCCTGCAATGCTTGTTCGAGCTTTCCACCATCATGCGATCTTCCCTTTCTGTTGAGTTCCAGCGAAATATTGGGTTCACGGTAGGGATGTTTAATAAGACCAAAAACCTCGACCTGATCCAAAAACTCTTCATAGATAAGATCCGTGACAACAATACTAAAAGCCAGAAAGCTGGTGGTCCTGTTGATGCAGGTCCAGAATACAAGAAAAACATGGAAGAGGAGATTGCCAGACTGCAACGGCTCTATTGGGGAGGAAACCTCACCAAATTCTTAGATTTTAAATTTGAGGAACCCAAATTTGATTAA